One window from the genome of Rhodocyclaceae bacterium encodes:
- the rfbD gene encoding dTDP-4-dehydrorhamnose reductase yields MTRVLLFGCSGQVGGELARLFGQRTGTLATTGAGTPPLPQPAYELTALDRTGCDLSDPDAMHAAIARAKPQVIVNAAAWTAVDRAEAEPDACRRINTGASAAMAAAARDSGALLVHYSTDYVFDGSARRPYREDDPVAPRSAYGRSKLEGERAIAASGCAAIVLRTSWVYGMTGQNFLRTMLRLANEREELGVVDDQQGSPTWSRSLARATLQLLDAHASEPAAWPRPFGLYHATASGSTTWFGFASAIFELAPGLTRRPRLRPLTTADYPLPAPRPAWSVLDCSRLQARSNLRLPAWRHALAECLAAGEPVA; encoded by the coding sequence GTGACACGGGTGCTGCTGTTCGGGTGCAGCGGGCAGGTGGGTGGCGAGCTGGCACGGCTGTTTGGCCAGCGTACCGGCACCCTTGCCACAACCGGAGCGGGTACGCCGCCCCTGCCACAGCCGGCCTACGAACTGACCGCGCTCGACCGTACCGGCTGCGACCTGTCCGACCCCGATGCCATGCATGCGGCGATCGCCCGCGCGAAGCCGCAGGTCATCGTCAATGCCGCAGCATGGACCGCTGTCGACCGCGCGGAGGCCGAGCCGGACGCCTGCCGCAGGATCAACACCGGGGCATCGGCAGCGATGGCGGCGGCCGCACGCGACAGCGGCGCGCTGCTGGTGCACTACTCGACCGACTACGTCTTCGACGGCAGCGCTCGCCGGCCTTACCGCGAGGATGACCCGGTCGCGCCGCGCAGTGCCTATGGCCGCAGCAAGCTCGAAGGGGAGCGGGCGATCGCCGCCAGCGGCTGTGCTGCGATCGTCCTGCGCACCAGCTGGGTCTACGGGATGACCGGACAGAACTTCCTGCGCACGATGCTGCGCCTGGCCAACGAGCGCGAGGAGCTCGGGGTGGTCGACGACCAGCAGGGCAGCCCGACCTGGAGTCGCTCGCTCGCGCGGGCGACGCTGCAGTTGCTCGATGCCCATGCCAGCGAGCCGGCTGCCTGGCCCCGGCCTTTCGGGTTGTACCACGCAACCGCCAGCGGCTCGACCACCTGGTTCGGGTTCGCGTCGGCGATCTTCGAGCTCGCGCCGGGGCTCACCAGGCGACCGAGACTGCGACCGCTGACCACCGCAGACTACCCATTGCCGGCGCCGCGGCCGGCCTGGTCGGTGCTGGATTGCAGCCGCCTGCAGGCTCGATCGAACCTCAGGCTGCCCGCCTGGCGGCACGCGCTTGCCGAGTGCCTGGCGGCAGGCGAGCCAGTTGCATGA
- the rfbC gene encoding dTDP-4-dehydrorhamnose 3,5-epimerase, which translates to MRIEKTRLPEVLLLEPTAYGDERGMFFESFNARAMAEAGIALPFVQDNHSISLAGVLRGLHYQLQQAQGKLVRAVVGELFDVAVDIRRSSPRFGQWTGHRLSAANRTMMWVPPGFAHGFLVLSERAEVLYKTTDYHGPQFERSIAWDDPQIGIDWPMADVHPSAVSLPVLSTRDLCGQPLAEAETNP; encoded by the coding sequence ATGCGCATCGAGAAGACGAGACTCCCGGAAGTGCTGCTGCTCGAGCCGACCGCCTACGGCGATGAACGCGGCATGTTCTTCGAGAGCTTCAATGCCCGCGCGATGGCCGAAGCCGGCATCGCCCTGCCGTTCGTGCAGGACAACCACTCGATTTCGCTCGCCGGGGTGCTGCGCGGCCTGCACTACCAGTTGCAGCAGGCGCAGGGCAAGCTGGTGCGCGCAGTGGTTGGAGAATTGTTCGACGTCGCGGTCGACATCCGCCGCAGTTCGCCGCGCTTCGGGCAGTGGACCGGGCACCGGCTGTCGGCGGCCAACCGCACCATGATGTGGGTGCCGCCGGGTTTCGCGCACGGCTTCCTGGTGCTGTCGGAGCGGGCCGAGGTGCTCTACAAGACCACCGACTACCACGGCCCGCAGTTCGAGCGCTCGATCGCGTGGGACGACCCGCAGATCGGCATCGACTGGCCGATGGCCGACGTGCACCCGTCTGCCGTCTCACTGCCGGTGCTGTCGACACGCGACCTTTGCGGCCAGCCGCTTGCCGAGGCGGAGACCAATCCGTGA
- a CDS encoding GDP-mannose 4,6-dehydratase, translated as MDTILVTGGAGFIGANFVLDWLAPSNPDACPVVNLDALTYAGNLASLEPVASDPRHRFVHGDINDRALIARLLREHRVRAIVNFAAESHVDRSILGPDAFVQTNIVGTFNLIEATRDWLSTLDATDRAAFRFIQVSTDEVFGALEPDDPSFSETTPFSPRSPYSASKASADHLVQAAWHTYGLPAIITHCSNNYGPLQFPEKLVPLMIRNARRSHAAGRGRPTRSAAAARLLPAVHADARRHPGGATDLDAAGHAAFPAAIGRRLALGPVAVLRGAALAARRTRGSGARPGHGLTGYRDARLLA; from the coding sequence ATGGACACGATACTCGTCACCGGCGGCGCCGGCTTCATCGGCGCGAACTTCGTGCTCGACTGGCTTGCCCCGTCGAACCCGGATGCATGCCCGGTCGTGAATCTGGATGCCTTGACCTATGCCGGCAACCTGGCGAGCCTGGAGCCGGTCGCCAGCGACCCGCGCCACCGGTTCGTGCACGGCGACATCAACGACCGCGCGCTCATCGCACGGCTGCTGCGCGAACACCGTGTGCGCGCGATCGTGAACTTCGCTGCCGAAAGCCATGTCGACCGCTCGATCCTCGGCCCGGACGCGTTCGTGCAGACCAACATCGTCGGCACCTTCAACCTGATCGAGGCGACGCGCGATTGGCTGTCCACCCTCGACGCCACGGACCGCGCCGCGTTCCGCTTCATCCAGGTCTCGACCGACGAGGTGTTCGGCGCGCTCGAACCGGACGATCCATCGTTCAGCGAGACCACGCCGTTCTCGCCGCGCAGCCCCTATTCAGCCTCCAAGGCGTCCGCTGACCACCTGGTGCAGGCTGCCTGGCACACCTACGGGCTGCCGGCCATCATCACCCACTGCTCGAACAACTACGGCCCGCTCCAGTTCCCGGAAAAGCTGGTGCCGCTGATGATCCGTAACGCGCGGCGCTCGCACGCGGCAGGCCGGGGGAGACCTACAAGATCGGCGGCAGCCGCTCGTCTACTACCCGCTGTCCACGCTGATGCTCGCCGGCATCCGGGAGGTGCTACTGATCTCGACGCCGCAGGACACGCCGCGTTTCCAGCAGCTATTGGGCGACGGCTCGCGCTGGGGCCTGTCGCTGTCCTGCGCGGTGCAGCCCTCGCCGCGCGGCGCACTCGAGGTAGTGGCGCTAGGCCGGGGCATGGCCTGACTGGATACCGGGACGCACGACTCCTTGCTTGA